A genomic stretch from Mauremys mutica isolate MM-2020 ecotype Southern chromosome 18, ASM2049712v1, whole genome shotgun sequence includes:
- the LOC123352725 gene encoding ficolin-1-like yields the protein MGRAAQQTLLALLCLAAVVCEAQDTCPDVKIVGLSGSEKLAVLQGCPGIPGAMGPKGDPGPAGMRGERGAPGIPGKMGPAGEKGEKGEPGEPETTGPRNCKELLAKGRTLSGWYAIYPGVAGDSIPVFCDMDTDGGGWIVFQRRADGSVDFFRDWDSYKKGFGNQLTEFWLGNDNIHLLTSFETCDLRVDLIDVENKKSFARYETFSISGQSDKYRLNLGKFLTGTAGDSLSGHRNMTFTTKDNDNDMHSGNCALLFKGGWWYNKCHGSNLNGLYLLGPHESYADGVIWATGKGAHYSYKVSEMKFRPV from the exons ACGTGAAAATAGTGGGTCTCAGTGGCTCAGAGAAGCTCGCTGTTCTCCAAGGCTGCCCTGGGATTCCTGGCGCCATGGGCCCCAAAGGTGACCCTGGACCTGCAGGAATGAGAG GAGAACGGGGAGCTCCAGGGATCCCTGGAAAGATGGGACCAGCAGGTGAGAaag GAGAGAAAGGAGAGCCCGGAGAACCAGAAACAACAG GCCCCAGAAACTGCAAGGAGCTGTTAGCCAAAGGGAGAACGCTGAGCGGCTGGTACGCCATTTACCCAGGAGTTGCTGGTGATTCCATCCCTGTCTTCTGTGACATGGATACAGATGGCGGAGGCTGGATT GTTTTCCAGAGACGCGCAGATGGTTCCGTGGATTTTTTCCGTGACTGGGATTCCTACAAGAAGGGGTTTGGGAACCAGCTGACAGAATTCTGGCTGGGGAATGACAATATCCACCTGTTGACATCCTTTG AAACTTGTGACCTTCGTGTCGATCTGATTGACGTGGAAAACAAAAAATCCTTTGCCCGCTATGAGACCTTCAGCATTTCAGGACAATCTGACAAATACAGACTGAACCTAGGAAAATTTCTTACAGGCACTGCAG GTGATTCCTTGTCTGGCCATAGAAATATGACGTTTACAACCAAAGACAACGACAACGATATGCATTCGGGGAACTGTGCTCTGCTGTTCAAGGGAGGCTGGTGGTACAACAAGTGTCACGGTTCCAATCTGAACGGGCTGTACCTGCTGGGGCCCCATGAGAGCTATGCAGATGGTGTCATCTGGGCAACAGGCAAAGGGGCTCACTACTCCTACAAAGTCTCGGAGATGAAGTTCAGGCCGGTTTAG